One window of the Herbiconiux sp. L3-i23 genome contains the following:
- a CDS encoding SIS domain-containing protein, producing the protein MAALAEDAEFIEAFERAATVMATSLRQGGTLFACGNGGSMTNAQHFAEELTGRFRGDRPPLRAIAISDPSHLTCVANDYGYEFVFSKFIEALARPGDVLLALSTSGKSANVLRAAEAMKAAGGTVVSSSGTSDNAIASVADVAIALGTGRWADRIQESELVVIHSLMQSIEDELGYSTE; encoded by the coding sequence ATGGCCGCCCTCGCCGAGGATGCCGAGTTCATCGAGGCGTTCGAGCGAGCGGCGACGGTGATGGCCACCTCCCTACGACAGGGGGGAACACTGTTCGCGTGCGGTAACGGCGGTTCGATGACGAATGCGCAGCATTTCGCAGAGGAGCTGACCGGCCGTTTCCGAGGCGACCGCCCCCCACTTCGGGCGATCGCCATCTCCGATCCCTCACATCTCACGTGCGTGGCGAACGACTACGGCTACGAGTTCGTATTCTCGAAGTTCATCGAGGCTCTGGCTCGTCCGGGTGATGTGCTCCTCGCTCTCAGCACGAGCGGTAAGTCGGCCAACGTGCTGCGCGCAGCAGAGGCGATGAAGGCTGCGGGCGGAACGGTGGTGTCATCCTCCGGCACGAGCGACAATGCGATCGCGTCCGTCGCCGACGTTGCGATCGCGCTTGGCACCGGCCGATGGGCCGACCGCATTCAGGAGTCCGAACTCGTGGTCATCCACTCCTTGATGCAGTCCATCGAGGACGAACTCGGGTATTCCACCGAGTAA
- the rfaE2 gene encoding D-glycero-beta-D-manno-heptose 1-phosphate adenylyltransferase gives MPDISPISPQHILGFDTAHVVVIGDAMLDRYVNGTVNRISPEAPIPVMQVREDRSVAGGAANAAINVAALGATTTLIASWADDEAGAELKRLLDDAGVTAKSVQRGAAPTIEKLRVVAGQQQIVRVDREDTVELDSAGADSVMAALDEALLSRPESTAVVISDYAKGMLTDDLVARIIASASRHSIPVVVDPKSSDIRKYRGASIVKPNFAEALQMAGLHAESPDEATLDRIAQRLQVDGIGALAVSLSAVGVEVIEGDDRTRIPTRARLVADVSGAGDSMIAGIAAALASGLSNLQAVQVGNMAAGIACGRPGTAIVTSADLLNELLVELSPEQRPSTIEDWIELARLVAVEKQAGKRVVFANGVFDLLHAGHVALLKEARALGDVLVVGVNSDASTARLKGPARPLQPQSDRMTVLEAVRYVDFVTVFEQDTPRELIQAIKPDVIVKGSDYRPDQVVGGDDAKAWGGRVHIVTLLDGVSTTRLSQGQQVRRG, from the coding sequence ATGCCTGATATCTCGCCGATCTCGCCTCAACACATCCTCGGCTTCGACACGGCACACGTCGTGGTCATCGGGGACGCGATGCTCGACCGGTACGTGAATGGGACGGTGAATCGGATCTCACCCGAAGCTCCGATTCCCGTGATGCAGGTACGGGAGGACCGCAGCGTCGCCGGAGGCGCCGCCAATGCGGCGATCAACGTCGCCGCTCTCGGGGCGACCACGACTCTCATCGCGTCCTGGGCGGACGACGAGGCGGGAGCCGAGTTGAAGCGACTTCTCGACGATGCCGGTGTTACCGCAAAATCCGTGCAGCGGGGAGCCGCCCCGACGATCGAGAAGCTGAGAGTGGTGGCGGGGCAGCAGCAGATCGTCCGAGTCGACCGTGAAGACACGGTCGAGCTCGACTCTGCGGGAGCGGACTCCGTGATGGCGGCGCTGGATGAGGCCCTGCTGAGCCGACCCGAGTCGACTGCTGTCGTCATCTCCGACTACGCCAAGGGGATGTTGACCGACGACCTGGTGGCGAGGATCATCGCCTCCGCCTCGCGCCATTCGATCCCGGTGGTCGTCGACCCGAAATCCTCCGACATCCGCAAGTACCGGGGTGCCTCCATCGTCAAGCCGAACTTCGCCGAAGCGTTGCAGATGGCTGGGTTGCATGCAGAGAGCCCTGATGAGGCGACCCTCGATCGAATTGCGCAGCGGCTGCAGGTCGACGGGATCGGCGCGCTGGCAGTCTCGCTCTCCGCCGTCGGGGTCGAGGTCATCGAGGGCGACGACCGCACGCGCATCCCGACCCGCGCACGGCTGGTCGCTGACGTCTCAGGCGCGGGCGACTCGATGATCGCCGGCATCGCCGCCGCGCTCGCGAGCGGCCTCTCGAACCTTCAAGCGGTGCAGGTGGGCAATATGGCAGCGGGGATCGCCTGCGGACGCCCTGGTACTGCGATCGTGACCAGCGCAGATCTGCTGAACGAACTACTCGTCGAGCTGTCACCCGAGCAACGCCCGAGCACCATCGAGGACTGGATCGAGCTCGCCCGCTTGGTTGCCGTGGAGAAGCAGGCGGGCAAGCGTGTCGTCTTCGCGAACGGTGTCTTCGACCTCTTGCATGCGGGCCACGTCGCGTTGCTCAAGGAGGCTCGAGCATTGGGCGATGTTCTCGTTGTCGGAGTCAACTCGGACGCCTCGACGGCCCGGCTCAAGGGTCCAGCGCGGCCGCTCCAACCTCAGAGCGACCGGATGACTGTACTCGAGGCTGTCCGCTACGTCGACTTCGTCACCGTTTTCGAGCAGGACACCCCTCGAGAGTTGATCCAGGCGATCAAGCCCGACGTGATCGTGAAGGGATCCGACTACCGCCCCGACCAGGTGGTGGGCGGCGACGACGCGAAAGCGTGGGGCGGGCGCGTCCACATTGTCACTCTGCTCGACGGCGTATCCACAACACGCCTGTCGCAGGGCCAGCAGGTCCGACGCGGCTGA
- a CDS encoding glycosyltransferase family 9 protein: protein MLPRWDFDDTPLRYLASASRARSVVGFAPVAEREPIWLGEQTRLLTDVIARGDSPMLSVEQLRRVAEHLGVPWLPRPDPAVGYALFNASDRGKADRAAELSTRSDLIVGVGIGARDAKRQWPTEELVQTLTELSRSRSLAVQVLGGDVDIGRAGALVTRLADQGVHAANLAGRLTLSESAAAISRCQLFLGNDSGLQHIASSLDVATIVVTCHPANGSPWSDNAPERFGPWSRRSVVLQPPHPAEGCTDECTASEPHCIRAVHAVEAVAAAEHLLELGRE from the coding sequence GTGCTGCCTCGGTGGGATTTCGACGACACGCCGTTGCGTTATCTCGCCTCAGCGTCCCGCGCGCGTTCCGTCGTCGGATTCGCGCCTGTAGCCGAGCGTGAACCGATATGGCTCGGTGAGCAGACGCGTCTACTCACCGACGTCATCGCGCGCGGCGACTCGCCGATGCTGTCTGTCGAGCAGCTGCGGCGAGTGGCCGAGCACCTGGGCGTGCCTTGGCTGCCTCGTCCTGACCCTGCGGTCGGATATGCCCTCTTCAACGCCAGCGACCGCGGGAAGGCAGACCGGGCTGCCGAACTGAGCACTCGATCTGACCTGATCGTCGGAGTGGGGATCGGCGCCCGCGACGCGAAGCGTCAATGGCCGACGGAGGAGCTCGTTCAGACGCTCACCGAACTGTCCCGATCGCGGTCGCTCGCCGTTCAAGTGCTCGGAGGCGACGTGGACATCGGGCGGGCCGGCGCGCTGGTCACTCGGCTCGCGGACCAGGGGGTTCATGCTGCCAATCTCGCGGGCAGACTGACTCTCAGCGAGAGCGCAGCGGCAATCTCCCGATGCCAGCTGTTCCTCGGCAACGACTCCGGGTTGCAGCACATCGCGAGCAGCCTCGATGTCGCCACGATCGTCGTCACCTGCCATCCGGCGAACGGCTCACCGTGGAGCGATAACGCCCCCGAGCGCTTCGGCCCCTGGTCTCGCCGTAGCGTCGTTCTGCAGCCGCCTCACCCCGCCGAGGGCTGCACCGACGAATGCACCGCCAGCGAACCCCATTGCATCCGCGCGGTTCATGCGGTGGAAGCCGTCGCCGCCGCCGAGCATCTGCTCGAACTCGGCCGCGAGTGA